Proteins encoded by one window of Bacillus rossius redtenbacheri isolate Brsri chromosome 14, Brsri_v3, whole genome shotgun sequence:
- the LOC134538858 gene encoding glutamyl-tRNA(Gln) amidotransferase subunit B, mitochondrial isoform X2: MVKINRHCGQKKRDDSTDECRSEWQSVVGLEVHAQITSSSKLFSGASAQFGGPANQSVALFDAAVPGTLPVLNRRCVEAGILTALALSCRVNPVSGFDRKHYFYADLPAGYQITQQRAPLASGGQLQFPVHVPGARGRRYDKTCRVHQLQLEQDSGKSLHDEEAGRTLVDLNRAGVPLMELVFRPDLADGEEAAALVRELMVVLQRLGTCSCRMDEGALRVDANVSVRRPGDPLGVRTEIKNIGSVRAVAHAVQFEAERQAAVLEAGGSVTNETRVWDAASGQTLPLRDKEVLQDYRFMPEPNLPPLRVELERVVSPDPEHVLSVPALRARLPELPADTRRRLRELHGLPAETAAILVNEDVLLKHFLTISEEKSERNPTITANLLIMDFLTALNKNNISLNESAATSAALGEVVDLLQAGSVNLATVRKILEEVVVGSPLTPSQMVERRGWAQIASADGVEAVCRRALEENPAMVAQYRGGRTQVFKALMGRVAALSQGRANMAVAARTLERLLRE; this comes from the exons ATGGTGAAAATAAACAGGCATTgtggacaaaaaaaaagagacgacagcacagacgaatgtAG GTCGGAGTGGCAGAGCGTGGTGGGGCTGGAGGTCCACGCGCAGATCACGTCCTCGTCGAAGCTGTTCTCGGGGGCGTCGGCCCAGTTCGGCGGCCCCGCGAACCAGAGCGTGGCCTTGTTCGACGCCGCCGTCCCGGGCACCCTCCCG GTCCTCAACAGGAGGTGCGTCGAAGCCGGCATCTTGACGGCTCTCGCCCTGTCGTGCCGCGTCAACCCCGTGTCAGGGTTCGACAGGAAGCATTACTTCTACGCAGACCTTCCC GCTGGCTACCAGATCACGCAGCAGAGGGCCCCGCTGGCCTCAGGGGGGCAGCTGCAGTTCCCGGTGCACGTCCCGGGCGCTCGCGGCCGGCGCTACGACAAGACGTGCCGCGTCCACCAGCTGCAGCTGGAGCAGGACAGCGGCAAGTCCCTGCATGACGAGGAGGCCGGCAG GACGCTGGTGGACCTGAACCGCGCCGGCGTGCCGCTCATGGAGCTGGTGTTCCGGCCGGACCTGGCCGACGGGGAGGAGGCGGCCGCCCTGGTGCGGGAGCTCATGGTGGTCCTGCAGCGACTGGGCACCTGCTCCTGCCGCATGGACG AGGGGGCCCTGCGAGTGGACGCCAACGTGTCGGTGCGCCGCCCCGGCGACCCCCTGGGGGTGCGCACGGAGATCAAGAACATCGGCAGCGTGCGGGCGGTGGCTCACGCCGTGCAGTTTGAGGCGGAGCGGCAGGCGGCCGTGCTGGAGGCGGGGGGCAGCGTCACCAACGAGACGCGCGTGTGGGACGCGGCGAGCGGCCAGACGCTGCCCCTCAGGGACAAGGAAGTGCTGCAG GACTACCGCTTCATGCCCGAGCCGAACCTGCCGCCCCTCCGGGTGGAGCTGGAGAGGGTTGTCAGCCCTGACCCCGAGCACGTGCTGAGCGTGCCCGCGCTGAGGGCTCGGCTGCCAGAGCTGCCCGCCGACACCCGGCGCCGGCTGCGCGAGCTCCACGGGCTACCAGCCGAGACCGCCGCCATCTTGGTG AACGAAGATGTACTGTTGAAACATTTCCTCACCATATCTGAAGAAAAATCTGAGAGAAATCCAACCATCACAGCAAATCTACTTATAATGGATTTCTTGACagcattaaataaaaacaatatttcgcTAAATGAGAG TGCTGCCACGTCGGCGGCCCTGGGCGAGGTGGTGGACCTGCTGCAGGCGGGGTCGGTCAACTTGGCAACAGTGCGCAAGATCCTGGAGGAAGTGGTCGTTGGCAGCCCTCTCACTCCCAGCCAG ATGGTGGAGCGGCGGGGGTGGGCGCAGATCGCGTCCGCGGACGGAGTGGAGGCCGTGTGCCGCCGGGCGCTGGAGGAGAACCCCGCGATGGTGGCCCAGTACCGCGGGGGCAGGACCCAGGTGTTCAAGGCGCTCATGGGGCGGGTGGCCGCGCTCTCGCAGGGCCGGGCCAACATGGCGGTCGCCGCCCGGACCCTCGAGCGGCTGCTGCGCGAGTAG
- the LOC134538858 gene encoding glutamyl-tRNA(Gln) amidotransferase subunit B, mitochondrial isoform X1, which produces MGHTDYLMNSRIMILGFFTSPRKQCNWHRLCYKRKYLIYSRGLSTDRKPLITKSEWQSVVGLEVHAQITSSSKLFSGASAQFGGPANQSVALFDAAVPGTLPVLNRRCVEAGILTALALSCRVNPVSGFDRKHYFYADLPAGYQITQQRAPLASGGQLQFPVHVPGARGRRYDKTCRVHQLQLEQDSGKSLHDEEAGRTLVDLNRAGVPLMELVFRPDLADGEEAAALVRELMVVLQRLGTCSCRMDEGALRVDANVSVRRPGDPLGVRTEIKNIGSVRAVAHAVQFEAERQAAVLEAGGSVTNETRVWDAASGQTLPLRDKEVLQDYRFMPEPNLPPLRVELERVVSPDPEHVLSVPALRARLPELPADTRRRLRELHGLPAETAAILVNEDVLLKHFLTISEEKSERNPTITANLLIMDFLTALNKNNISLNESAATSAALGEVVDLLQAGSVNLATVRKILEEVVVGSPLTPSQMVERRGWAQIASADGVEAVCRRALEENPAMVAQYRGGRTQVFKALMGRVAALSQGRANMAVAARTLERLLRE; this is translated from the exons ATGGGTCATACTGACTATTTAATGAATTCCAGAATAATGATTCTAGGCTTCTTTACTTCCCCAAGAAAACAATGTAATTGGCATAGGTTGTGCTATAAACGGAAATATTTGATTTATAGCCGAGGGCTATCTACAGACAGGAAGCCTTTAATAACTAA GTCGGAGTGGCAGAGCGTGGTGGGGCTGGAGGTCCACGCGCAGATCACGTCCTCGTCGAAGCTGTTCTCGGGGGCGTCGGCCCAGTTCGGCGGCCCCGCGAACCAGAGCGTGGCCTTGTTCGACGCCGCCGTCCCGGGCACCCTCCCG GTCCTCAACAGGAGGTGCGTCGAAGCCGGCATCTTGACGGCTCTCGCCCTGTCGTGCCGCGTCAACCCCGTGTCAGGGTTCGACAGGAAGCATTACTTCTACGCAGACCTTCCC GCTGGCTACCAGATCACGCAGCAGAGGGCCCCGCTGGCCTCAGGGGGGCAGCTGCAGTTCCCGGTGCACGTCCCGGGCGCTCGCGGCCGGCGCTACGACAAGACGTGCCGCGTCCACCAGCTGCAGCTGGAGCAGGACAGCGGCAAGTCCCTGCATGACGAGGAGGCCGGCAG GACGCTGGTGGACCTGAACCGCGCCGGCGTGCCGCTCATGGAGCTGGTGTTCCGGCCGGACCTGGCCGACGGGGAGGAGGCGGCCGCCCTGGTGCGGGAGCTCATGGTGGTCCTGCAGCGACTGGGCACCTGCTCCTGCCGCATGGACG AGGGGGCCCTGCGAGTGGACGCCAACGTGTCGGTGCGCCGCCCCGGCGACCCCCTGGGGGTGCGCACGGAGATCAAGAACATCGGCAGCGTGCGGGCGGTGGCTCACGCCGTGCAGTTTGAGGCGGAGCGGCAGGCGGCCGTGCTGGAGGCGGGGGGCAGCGTCACCAACGAGACGCGCGTGTGGGACGCGGCGAGCGGCCAGACGCTGCCCCTCAGGGACAAGGAAGTGCTGCAG GACTACCGCTTCATGCCCGAGCCGAACCTGCCGCCCCTCCGGGTGGAGCTGGAGAGGGTTGTCAGCCCTGACCCCGAGCACGTGCTGAGCGTGCCCGCGCTGAGGGCTCGGCTGCCAGAGCTGCCCGCCGACACCCGGCGCCGGCTGCGCGAGCTCCACGGGCTACCAGCCGAGACCGCCGCCATCTTGGTG AACGAAGATGTACTGTTGAAACATTTCCTCACCATATCTGAAGAAAAATCTGAGAGAAATCCAACCATCACAGCAAATCTACTTATAATGGATTTCTTGACagcattaaataaaaacaatatttcgcTAAATGAGAG TGCTGCCACGTCGGCGGCCCTGGGCGAGGTGGTGGACCTGCTGCAGGCGGGGTCGGTCAACTTGGCAACAGTGCGCAAGATCCTGGAGGAAGTGGTCGTTGGCAGCCCTCTCACTCCCAGCCAG ATGGTGGAGCGGCGGGGGTGGGCGCAGATCGCGTCCGCGGACGGAGTGGAGGCCGTGTGCCGCCGGGCGCTGGAGGAGAACCCCGCGATGGTGGCCCAGTACCGCGGGGGCAGGACCCAGGTGTTCAAGGCGCTCATGGGGCGGGTGGCCGCGCTCTCGCAGGGCCGGGCCAACATGGCGGTCGCCGCCCGGACCCTCGAGCGGCTGCTGCGCGAGTAG